A window of the Streptomyces sp. JB150 genome harbors these coding sequences:
- the secF gene encoding protein translocase subunit SecF, giving the protein MSKLGNLGARLHRGEVGYDFVKNRKIWYGISILITITAIVGLAVRGLNMGIEFQGGAVFTTGKTTVSVSQAEEYAEEASGHDAIVQKLGNSSDGALRIQVAGIDTERSDQIKDRLAADMKVDAETINAELVGPSWGDQIANKAWQGLGIFLILVVIYLAIAFEWRMAVAAFVALIHDITITVGIYALVGFEVTPGTVIGLLTILGYSLYDTVVVFDSLKEQTRDITKQTRWTYSDIANRSINSTLVRSINTTVVALLPVAGLLFIGGGVLGAGMLNDISLSLFVGLAAGAYSSIFIATPLVADLKEREPQLKALRKRVLAKRAQGAEQGEPQTEYAGDDAYADDDAAPAVVGPRDQSASRTRRGRPSGKRR; this is encoded by the coding sequence ATGTCGAAGCTCGGCAACCTCGGCGCCCGACTGCACCGTGGCGAGGTCGGCTACGACTTCGTCAAGAACCGCAAGATCTGGTACGGCATCTCGATACTGATCACCATCACGGCCATCGTCGGCCTGGCGGTGCGCGGCCTCAACATGGGCATCGAGTTCCAGGGCGGTGCCGTCTTCACCACCGGCAAGACCACCGTCTCGGTCTCCCAGGCCGAGGAGTACGCCGAAGAGGCCTCCGGCCACGACGCGATCGTCCAGAAGCTCGGCAACAGCAGCGACGGCGCCCTGCGCATCCAGGTCGCGGGCATCGACACCGAGCGGTCCGACCAGATCAAGGACCGGCTGGCCGCGGACATGAAGGTCGACGCCGAGACGATCAACGCCGAGCTGGTCGGCCCCAGCTGGGGTGACCAGATCGCGAACAAGGCCTGGCAGGGCCTCGGCATCTTCCTGATCCTCGTGGTGATCTACCTGGCCATCGCCTTCGAGTGGCGCATGGCCGTCGCGGCGTTCGTCGCGCTGATCCACGACATCACCATCACGGTCGGCATCTACGCCCTCGTCGGCTTCGAGGTGACGCCGGGCACGGTGATCGGTCTGCTCACCATCCTCGGTTACTCGCTGTACGACACGGTCGTCGTCTTCGACAGCCTCAAGGAACAGACGCGGGACATCACCAAGCAGACCCGCTGGACGTACAGCGACATCGCCAACCGGTCGATCAACAGCACCCTGGTCCGCTCGATCAACACCACGGTGGTCGCGCTGCTGCCGGTGGCGGGCCTGCTGTTCATCGGCGGCGGAGTCCTCGGCGCCGGCATGCTCAACGACATCTCGCTGTCGCTGTTCGTCGGCCTCGCCGCCGGCGCGTACTCCTCGATCTTCATCGCCACGCCGCTCGTCGCCGACCTCAAGGAGCGTGAGCCGCAGCTGAAGGCGCTCAGGAAGCGCGTCCTGGCCAAGCGCGCGCAGGGCGCCGAGCAGGGCGAGCCGCAGACCGAGTACGCCGGCGACGACGCGTACGCCGACGACGACGCGGCCCCCGCGGTCGTCGGCCCGCGTGACCAGTCCGCCTCCCGTACCCGCCGCGGCCGTCCCTCCGGGAAGCGCCGATGA
- the secD gene encoding protein translocase subunit SecD, translating into MAAPKRGRNASAQSKPGRSLALILIAIVALTGGMFASGHTTPRLGIDLAGGTSITLRAVPEDGNEAAINKTNMDTAVSIMERRVNGLGVSEAEVQTQGSRNIIVNIPKGTNSEQARDQVGTTAKLYFRPVLATEPTGPAATPSPSGSPSASPSASGKPADKASPSASAGAATPSASATTQGRAVTDALKADPTPSGSASGSPSASGSPSASPSPSANGADSDAQAAYAALDCSKESARNKAGDGSKPEDTTVGCGEIQGVWYKYLLGPAAVDGTEVKKAQAVYDTQSGAGWKVQMDFTGEGDKKFSDITGKLAQNPSPQNQFGIVLDGQVVSSPFVSQAITGGNAEISGSFTQEEAQGLANMLSYGALPLTFKEDSVTTVTAALGGEQLEAGLIAGAIGLALVVLYLVIYYRGLSLVAIASLLISAALTYVIMSLLGPAIGFALNLPAVCGAIVAIGITADSFIVYFERVRDEIREGRSLRPAVERAWPRARRTILVSDFVSFLAAAVLFIVTVGKVQGFAFTLGLTTVLDVVVVFFFTKPLLTLLARRTFFADGHPWSGLDPKRLGARPPLRRTRRPAAAPVETKEA; encoded by the coding sequence GTGGCAGCACCTAAAAGGGGCCGGAACGCGAGCGCCCAGAGCAAGCCGGGGCGCTCGCTGGCCCTGATCCTGATCGCCATCGTGGCGCTCACCGGCGGCATGTTCGCCTCCGGTCACACCACTCCGCGGCTCGGCATCGACCTGGCCGGCGGCACGAGCATCACGCTCCGCGCCGTCCCGGAGGACGGCAACGAGGCAGCGATCAACAAGACCAACATGGACACCGCGGTCTCCATCATGGAGCGCCGCGTCAACGGTCTTGGCGTCTCGGAGGCGGAAGTCCAGACGCAGGGTAGTCGCAACATCATCGTGAACATTCCCAAGGGCACGAATTCCGAGCAGGCCCGGGATCAGGTCGGCACCACCGCCAAGCTGTACTTCCGGCCCGTCCTGGCCACCGAGCCCACGGGCCCTGCCGCCACCCCCTCGCCCAGCGGATCTCCGAGCGCCTCTCCCAGCGCGTCGGGCAAGCCCGCCGACAAGGCGAGCCCGTCCGCCTCCGCGGGCGCGGCGACTCCCTCGGCCTCCGCCACCACCCAGGGCCGCGCCGTCACGGACGCCCTGAAGGCCGACCCCACGCCCTCCGGCAGCGCCTCCGGCTCCCCGTCGGCGAGCGGATCCCCCTCGGCCAGCCCCTCCCCGTCCGCGAACGGCGCCGACAGCGACGCCCAGGCCGCCTACGCCGCGCTCGACTGCTCCAAGGAGAGCGCGCGCAACAAGGCCGGCGACGGCTCCAAGCCCGAGGACACCACCGTCGGCTGCGGCGAGATCCAGGGCGTCTGGTACAAGTACCTGCTCGGCCCGGCCGCCGTCGACGGCACCGAGGTCAAGAAGGCCCAGGCCGTCTACGACACGCAGAGCGGCGCCGGCTGGAAGGTCCAGATGGACTTCACCGGCGAGGGCGACAAGAAGTTCTCCGACATCACCGGCAAGCTGGCGCAGAACCCCTCGCCGCAGAACCAGTTCGGCATCGTCCTGGACGGCCAGGTCGTCTCCAGCCCGTTCGTCAGCCAGGCCATCACCGGCGGCAACGCCGAGATCTCCGGCAGCTTCACCCAGGAGGAGGCCCAGGGCCTCGCCAACATGCTGTCGTACGGCGCCCTCCCGCTGACCTTCAAGGAGGACAGCGTCACCACGGTCACCGCGGCGCTCGGCGGCGAGCAGCTGGAGGCCGGCCTGATCGCGGGCGCCATCGGCCTCGCCCTGGTCGTGCTCTACCTGGTGATCTACTACCGCGGCCTGTCGCTCGTCGCGATCGCCTCGCTGCTGATCTCCGCCGCCCTGACCTACGTGATCATGTCGCTGCTCGGCCCGGCCATCGGCTTCGCGCTGAACCTGCCGGCCGTCTGCGGCGCCATCGTCGCCATCGGCATCACGGCGGACTCGTTCATCGTCTACTTCGAACGCGTCCGCGACGAGATCCGCGAGGGCCGCTCCCTGCGCCCCGCCGTCGAGCGGGCCTGGCCGCGCGCCCGGCGCACCATCCTGGTCTCCGACTTCGTGTCCTTCCTCGCCGCGGCGGTGCTCTTCATCGTCACCGTCGGCAAGGTCCAGGGCTTCGCCTTCACGCTCGGCCTGACCACCGTCCTCGACGTCGTGGTCGTGTTCTTCTTCACCAAGCCGCTGCTGACGCTGCTCGCCCGCCGCACGTTCTTCGCGGACGGCCACCCCTGGTCCGGCCTCGACCCGAAGCGCCTGGGTGCCCGGCCGCCGCTGCGCCGCACCCGCCGTCCGGCCGCCGCCCCCGTCGAAACGAAGGAGGCCTGA
- the yajC gene encoding preprotein translocase subunit YajC, with translation MSLVTLLPFIVLIGAMILMTRSAKKKQQQAIEMRNQMQPGSGVRTIGGMYATVKEVNEDTVLLDAGPGVELLFAKNSIGAVLPDDEYNRIVHGIEHDLKSDSDVVPDDASALTETDGASDAAAASDDKPVDLGKKDVEPSDDIADEAAPKKTDGDTDAK, from the coding sequence GTGAGTCTCGTGACCCTCCTCCCGTTCATCGTGCTCATCGGGGCCATGATCCTGATGACCCGGTCGGCCAAGAAGAAGCAGCAGCAGGCCATCGAGATGCGGAACCAGATGCAGCCCGGTTCCGGCGTCCGCACCATCGGGGGCATGTACGCCACGGTCAAGGAGGTCAACGAGGACACGGTCCTCCTCGACGCCGGGCCGGGCGTCGAACTGCTCTTCGCCAAGAACTCGATCGGTGCCGTTCTGCCGGACGACGAGTACAACCGGATCGTCCACGGCATCGAGCACGACCTGAAGTCCGACTCGGACGTCGTCCCGGACGACGCCTCCGCCCTCACCGAGACCGACGGCGCCTCCGACGCTGCCGCCGCCTCCGACGACAAGCCCGTCGACCTCGGCAAGAAGGACGTGGAGCCCTCCGACGACATCGCGGACGAGGCGGCGCCGAAGAAGACCGACGGCGACACCGACGCGAAGTAG
- the ruvB gene encoding Holliday junction branch migration DNA helicase RuvB, with amino-acid sequence MNWDDTTDTSAAERLVGASADREDQAVEAALRPKDLGEFIGQEKVREQLDLVLRAARARGATADHVLLSGAPGLGKTTLSMIIAAEMGAPIRITSGPAIQHAGDLAAILSSLQEGEVLFLDEIHRMSRPAEEMLYMAMEDFRVDVIVGKGPGATAIPLELPPFTLVGATTRAGLLPPPLRDRFGFTAHMEFYEPAELQRVIHRSASLLDVEIDPDGAAEIAGRSRGTPRIANRLLRRVRDYAQVKADGVITREIAAAALAVYEVDARGLDRLDRAVLEALLKLFGGGPVGLSTLAVAVGEERETVEEVAEPFLVREGLLARTPRGRVATPAAWAHLGLTPPGPQPQGNGQQDLFGT; translated from the coding sequence ATGAACTGGGACGACACGACCGACACCTCCGCCGCGGAGCGGCTCGTCGGTGCGTCCGCCGACCGCGAGGACCAGGCCGTCGAAGCCGCGCTGCGCCCCAAGGACCTGGGCGAGTTCATCGGCCAGGAGAAGGTCCGCGAACAGCTGGACCTGGTGCTGCGCGCCGCCCGCGCGCGCGGCGCCACTGCCGACCACGTGCTGCTCTCCGGTGCCCCGGGCCTCGGCAAGACCACCCTGTCGATGATCATCGCGGCGGAGATGGGCGCCCCCATCCGCATCACCTCCGGCCCCGCCATCCAGCACGCCGGCGACCTCGCGGCGATCCTCTCCTCCCTCCAGGAGGGCGAGGTCCTCTTCCTCGACGAGATCCACCGCATGTCCCGCCCCGCCGAGGAGATGCTGTACATGGCGATGGAGGACTTCCGCGTCGACGTCATCGTCGGCAAGGGCCCCGGCGCCACCGCCATCCCCCTGGAACTGCCCCCGTTCACCCTGGTCGGCGCCACCACCCGGGCCGGACTGCTGCCGCCCCCGCTGCGCGACCGCTTCGGCTTCACCGCGCACATGGAGTTCTACGAACCCGCCGAACTGCAGCGCGTGATCCACCGCTCGGCGAGCCTGCTCGACGTGGAGATCGACCCCGACGGCGCCGCCGAGATCGCCGGCCGCTCCCGCGGCACGCCCCGGATCGCCAACCGCCTGCTGCGCCGGGTGCGCGACTACGCGCAGGTCAAGGCCGACGGCGTCATCACCCGGGAGATCGCCGCGGCCGCCCTCGCCGTCTACGAGGTCGACGCGCGCGGCCTCGACCGCCTGGACCGGGCCGTCCTGGAGGCCCTGCTCAAGCTGTTCGGCGGCGGACCGGTCGGCCTGTCCACGCTCGCCGTCGCGGTGGGGGAGGAGCGCGAGACCGTCGAGGAGGTCGCCGAACCCTTCCTGGTCCGCGAGGGCCTGCTGGCCCGCACCCCCCGCGGGCGGGTCGCCACCCCGGCCGCATGGGCGCATCTCGGCCTCACTCCGCCGGGACCGCAGCCGCAGGGAAACGGACAACAGGACCTGTTCGGGACGTGA
- the ruvA gene encoding Holliday junction branch migration protein RuvA, translated as MIAFVSGTVAALAPDTAVIEVGGVGMAVQCTPNTLSTLRVGQPAKLATSLVVREDSLTLYGFADDDERQVFELLQTASGVGPRLAQAMLAVHTPDALRRAVSTGDEKALTAVPGIGKKGAQKLLLELKDRLGEPLGAPAVGAPVSNGWRDQLHAALIGLGYAAREADEAVAAVAPQAEAAEGTPQVGLLLKAALQTLNRAR; from the coding sequence ATGATCGCCTTCGTCAGCGGCACGGTCGCCGCCCTCGCCCCGGACACCGCGGTGATCGAGGTCGGCGGTGTCGGCATGGCCGTCCAGTGCACGCCCAACACCCTGTCCACGCTCCGCGTGGGGCAGCCCGCCAAGCTCGCCACCTCGCTCGTGGTCCGCGAGGACTCCCTCACGCTGTACGGCTTTGCCGACGACGACGAGCGCCAGGTCTTCGAGCTGCTCCAGACCGCGAGCGGCGTCGGCCCCCGCCTTGCCCAGGCCATGCTCGCCGTGCACACGCCCGACGCCCTGCGCCGAGCGGTCTCCACCGGCGACGAGAAGGCGCTCACGGCCGTCCCCGGCATCGGCAAGAAGGGCGCCCAGAAGCTGCTGCTGGAACTGAAGGACCGCCTCGGCGAACCCCTCGGCGCCCCCGCCGTCGGAGCCCCGGTGAGCAACGGCTGGCGCGACCAGCTGCACGCCGCCCTCATCGGTCTGGGCTACGCGGCCCGGGAGGCCGACGAGGCCGTCGCCGCCGTCGCCCCCCAGGCCGAGGCCGCCGAGGGCACACCGCAGGTGGGCCTGCTGCTGAAGGCCGCGCTGCAGACCCTCAACAGAGCCCGCTGA
- the ruvC gene encoding crossover junction endodeoxyribonuclease RuvC produces MRVLGVDPGLTRCGVGVVEGVPGRPLAMLGVGVVRTPVDAELGDRLVAVEQGIEAWLDEHRPEYVAVERVFSQHNVRTVMGTAQASAVAMLCAARRGIPVALHTPSEVKAAVTGSGRADKAQVGAMVTRLLRLSAPPKPADAADALALAICHIWRAPAQNRLRQAAAQNRLQQAVARHAAAQAAQAPQAAPTPQAARAPQAPRAAHATQATKGRTT; encoded by the coding sequence GTGCGCGTACTGGGGGTGGACCCGGGGCTGACCCGGTGCGGTGTGGGAGTGGTCGAGGGCGTGCCCGGCCGGCCGCTCGCCATGCTCGGCGTCGGTGTGGTGCGCACACCCGTCGACGCGGAGCTGGGCGACCGCCTCGTCGCCGTGGAGCAGGGCATCGAGGCGTGGCTCGACGAACACCGCCCCGAGTACGTCGCGGTGGAGCGCGTCTTCAGCCAGCACAACGTGCGCACGGTGATGGGCACCGCCCAGGCCAGCGCCGTCGCCATGCTGTGCGCCGCCCGCCGCGGCATCCCCGTCGCCCTGCACACCCCCAGCGAGGTCAAGGCCGCCGTCACCGGCTCGGGCCGCGCCGACAAGGCCCAGGTCGGCGCCATGGTCACCCGCCTGCTGCGCCTCTCCGCGCCCCCGAAGCCCGCCGACGCCGCCGACGCCCTCGCGCTCGCCATCTGCCACATCTGGCGCGCCCCCGCGCAGAACAGACTCCGGCAGGCCGCCGCCCAGAACCGCCTCCAGCAGGCGGTCGCCCGCCACGCGGCGGCCCAGGCGGCACAAGCGCCCCAGGCAGCGCCAACGCCCCAGGCGGCGCGAGCGCCGCAGGCCCCCCGAGCAGCACACGCAACGCAAGCAACGAAAGGCCGTACGACATGA
- a CDS encoding YebC/PmpR family DNA-binding transcriptional regulator produces the protein MSGHSKWATTKHKKAVIDAKRGKLFAKLIKNIEVAARMGGADPDGNPTLYDAIQKAKKSSVPNKNIDSAVKRGAGLEAGGADYETIMYEGYGPNGVAVLIECLTDNRNRAASEVRVAMTRNGGSMADPGSVSYLFNRKGVIIVPKGELTEDDVLAAVLDAGAEEVNDLGETFEVISEPSDLVAVRTALQDAGIDYESADANFVPTMQVELDEEGAKKIFKLIDALEDSDDVQNVFANFDVSDEIMEKVGA, from the coding sequence ATGTCCGGCCACTCTAAATGGGCCACGACGAAGCACAAGAAGGCCGTGATCGACGCCAAGCGCGGCAAGCTCTTCGCGAAGCTGATCAAGAACATCGAGGTCGCGGCCCGCATGGGCGGCGCCGACCCGGACGGCAACCCGACGCTGTACGACGCCATCCAGAAGGCGAAGAAGAGCTCGGTCCCGAACAAGAACATCGACTCCGCGGTCAAGCGCGGCGCCGGCCTGGAGGCCGGTGGCGCCGACTACGAGACGATCATGTACGAGGGCTACGGCCCGAACGGTGTCGCGGTGCTCATCGAGTGTCTGACCGACAACCGCAACCGCGCGGCCTCCGAGGTCCGCGTCGCCATGACCCGCAACGGCGGCTCCATGGCCGACCCGGGCTCGGTGTCGTACCTGTTCAACCGCAAGGGCGTCATCATCGTCCCCAAGGGCGAGCTGACCGAGGACGACGTCCTCGCCGCCGTCCTGGACGCGGGCGCCGAGGAGGTCAACGACCTCGGCGAGACGTTCGAGGTCATCAGCGAGCCGTCCGACCTGGTCGCGGTCCGCACCGCCCTCCAGGACGCCGGCATCGACTACGAGTCCGCCGACGCCAACTTCGTCCCGACCATGCAGGTCGAGCTGGACGAGGAGGGCGCCAAGAAGATCTTCAAGCTGATCGACGCGCTGGAGGACAGCGACGACGTGCAGAACGTCTTCGCCAACTTCGACGTCAGCGACGAGATCATGGAGAAGGTCGGCGCCTGA
- the pdxT gene encoding pyridoxal 5'-phosphate synthase glutaminase subunit PdxT, translating into MTDAPVIGVLALQGDVREHLIALAAADAVARPVRRPEELAEVDGLVLPGGESTTISKLAVLFGVMEPLRARVRDGMPVYGTCAGLIMLADKILDPRSGQETVGGIDMIVRRNAFGRQNESFEAAVDVKGIEGDPVEGVFIRAPWVESVGARAEVLAEYDGHIVAVRQGNALATSFHPELTGDHRVHSLFVDMVRANREAESL; encoded by the coding sequence ATGACCGACGCACCCGTCATCGGCGTCCTGGCCCTCCAGGGCGACGTACGGGAGCACCTGATCGCCCTGGCCGCGGCCGACGCCGTGGCCAGGCCGGTGAGGCGCCCCGAGGAACTCGCCGAGGTGGACGGCCTCGTCCTGCCCGGCGGCGAGTCCACCACCATCTCCAAGCTGGCCGTCCTGTTCGGCGTGATGGAGCCCCTCCGCGCTCGCGTGCGGGACGGAATGCCGGTCTACGGCACCTGCGCGGGCCTGATCATGCTCGCCGACAAGATCCTCGATCCGCGTTCGGGCCAGGAGACGGTCGGCGGCATCGACATGATCGTCCGCCGCAACGCCTTCGGACGCCAGAACGAGTCCTTCGAGGCGGCCGTCGACGTCAAGGGCATCGAGGGCGACCCCGTGGAGGGCGTCTTCATCCGCGCCCCCTGGGTGGAGTCCGTCGGCGCGCGGGCCGAGGTGCTGGCCGAGTACGACGGCCACATCGTCGCCGTACGCCAGGGCAACGCGCTGGCCACGTCGTTCCACCCGGAGCTGACCGGCGACCACCGCGTGCACTCCCTTTTCGTCGACATGGTGCGCGCGAACCGGGAAGCGGAGTCCTTGTAG
- the pdxS gene encoding pyridoxal 5'-phosphate synthase lyase subunit PdxS yields MSTTLPNSAQTPETGTARVKRGMAEQLKGGVIMDVVTPEQAKIAEDAGAVAVMALERVPADIRKDGGVARMSDPDMIEGIIDAVSIPVMAKSRIGHFVEAQVLQSLGVDYIDESEVLTPADEVNHSDKWAFTTPFVCGATNLGEALRRIAEGAAMIRSKGEAGTGNVVEAVRHLRQIKNDIARLRGLDNHELYAAAKELRAPYELVKEVAELGKLPVVLFSAGGVATPADAALMRQLGAEGVFVGSGIFKSGDPAKRAAAIVKATTFYDDPKIIADASRNLGEAMVGINCDTLPETERYANRGW; encoded by the coding sequence GTGTCCACCACGCTCCCCAACTCCGCCCAGACCCCCGAGACCGGCACCGCGCGCGTGAAGCGCGGCATGGCCGAGCAGCTCAAGGGCGGCGTGATCATGGACGTCGTCACGCCGGAGCAGGCGAAGATCGCCGAGGACGCGGGCGCCGTCGCCGTCATGGCGCTGGAGCGCGTCCCGGCCGACATCCGCAAGGACGGCGGCGTGGCCCGCATGTCCGACCCGGACATGATCGAGGGCATCATCGACGCGGTCTCGATCCCCGTCATGGCCAAGTCGCGCATCGGCCACTTCGTCGAGGCCCAGGTCCTGCAGTCCCTCGGCGTGGACTACATCGACGAGTCCGAGGTCCTCACCCCGGCCGACGAGGTCAACCACTCCGACAAGTGGGCGTTCACCACCCCCTTCGTCTGCGGCGCCACCAACCTCGGCGAGGCCCTGCGCCGCATCGCCGAGGGTGCCGCGATGATCCGCTCCAAGGGCGAGGCCGGCACCGGCAACGTCGTCGAGGCGGTCCGCCACCTGCGCCAGATCAAGAACGACATCGCCCGCCTGCGCGGCCTCGACAACCACGAGCTGTACGCCGCCGCCAAGGAGCTGCGCGCCCCGTACGAGCTGGTCAAGGAGGTCGCCGAGCTGGGCAAGCTCCCGGTCGTGCTGTTCTCCGCCGGCGGCGTGGCCACTCCGGCCGACGCCGCGCTGATGCGTCAGCTGGGCGCCGAGGGCGTCTTCGTCGGCTCCGGCATCTTCAAGTCCGGCGACCCGGCCAAGCGCGCCGCCGCAATCGTGAAGGCCACCACCTTCTACGACGACCCGAAGATCATCGCGGACGCGTCCCGCAACCTCGGCGAGGCCATGGTCGGCATCAACTGCGACACCCTCCCCGAGACCGAGCGCTACGCCAACCGCGGCTGGTAA